A portion of the Doryrhamphus excisus isolate RoL2022-K1 chromosome 20, RoL_Dexc_1.0, whole genome shotgun sequence genome contains these proteins:
- the oprm1 gene encoding mu-type opioid receptor, with amino-acid sequence MESAGNVSGADYGSQLAAFYNISSVGGGTLCRNLTGVSNATEARCESERALSGGPDDGDSNPVIIAIVITALYSIVCVVGLVGNVLVMYIIVRYTKMKTATNIYIFNLALADALVTSTLPFQSVNYLMGTWPFGDILCKMVMSIDYYNMFTSIFTLTTMSIDRYVAVCHPVKALDFRTPRNAKIVNVCNWILSSAIGLPVMFMASTAVTPSSIVDCKLIFPHPSWYWDTMLKISVFIFAFIMPVLIITVCYGLMILRLKSVRMLSGSQEKDRNLRRITRMVLVVVAVFIVCWTPIHIFVIITALINIPSSTLQTITWHFCIALGYTNSSLNPVLYGYLDENFKRCFREFCSSSPSLLELQNSSRVGAARRKAPPRERNSTQTAERSNQQV; translated from the exons ATGGAGAGCGCAGGCAACGTCTCGGGTGCGGATTACGGGAGCCAACTCGCAGCGTTTTACAACATCAGCAGCGTCGGTGGTGGTACTTTGTGTCGGAACCTGACCGGGGTCTCCAACGCTACGGAGGCGCGGtgcgagagcgagagagcgctGAGCGGCGGCCCGGACGACGGCGACTCGAACCCGGTGATCATCGCCATCGTCATCACGGCTCTCTATTCCATCGTGTGCGTGGTGGGGCTGGTGGGCAACGTGCTCGTCATGTACATCATCGTTAG GTACACCAAGATGAAGACGGCCACCAACATCTACATCTTCAATCTGGCGCTGGCAGACGCCCTGGTCACCAGCACGCTGCCCTTCCAGAGCGTCAACTACCTGATGGGGACGTGGCCCTTCGGGGACATCCTGTGCAAGATGGTGATGTCCATCGACTACTACAACATGTTCACCTCCATCTTCACGCTCACCACCATGAGCATCGACCGCTACGTGGCCGTCTGCCACCCGGTCAAGGCCCTGGACTTCAGGACGCCGCGCAACGCCAAGATTGTCAACGTCTGCAACTGGATCCTGTCGTCCGCCATCGGTCTGCCCGTCATGTTCATGGCCTCCACCGCCGTCACAC CCTCCAGCATTGTTGACTGCAAGCTGATTTTCCCCCACCCCTCCTGGTACTGGGACACCATGTTGAAGATCAGCGTCTTCATCTTTGCCTTCATCATGCCCGTCCTCATCATCACCGTGTGCTACGGCCTCATGATCCTGCGCCTGAAAAGCGTCCGCATGCTGTCGGGTTCGCAG GAGAAAGACAGGAACCTTCGTCGGATCACGCGCATGGtcctggtggtggtggcggtctTCATCGTGTGCTGGACGCCCATCCACATCTTCGTCATCATCACCGCCCTCATCAACATCCCCAGCTCCACCCTGCAGACCATCACCTGGCACTTCTGCATCGCCCTGGGCTACACCAACAG TAGTCTGAACCCGGTTCTCTACGGCTACTTGGATGAGAACTTCAAGCGTTGTTTCCGGGAGTTCTGCTCATCCAGCCCTTCGCTGCTGGAGCTCCAGAATTCGTCGCGGGTCGGAGCGGCGAGACGTAAGGCGCCGCCACGTGAGCGCAACAGCACGCAGACGGCAGAACGGTCCAATCAACAG GTATGA
- the sf3b5 gene encoding splicing factor 3B subunit 5 — MTDRYNIHSQLEHLQSKYIGTGHADTSKWEWLVNQHRDSYCSYMGHFDLLNYFSVAENESKARVRFNLMEKMLQPCGPPADKPDDA; from the coding sequence ATGACGGACAGATACAACATCCACAGCCAGCTGGAGCACCTCCAGTCCAAGTACATTGGCACCGGGCACGCCGACACCAGCAAGTGGGAATGGCTGGTGAACCAACACCGGGACTCGTATTGCTCCTACATGGGACACTTTGACCTCCTCAACTACTTCTCGGTGGCCGAGAACGAGAGCAAAGCGCGCGTCCGCTTCAACCTAATGGAGAAGATGCTGCAGCCATGTGGACCACCGGCAGACAAACCTGACGACGCCTAG